A single region of the Streptomyces caelestis genome encodes:
- a CDS encoding polyprenol monophosphomannose synthase: MNDGDGTLAAGAQGRKFGPLGTALVIIPTYNEAENIKSIVGRVREAVPEAHVLVADDNSPDGTGKLADELTVDDDHVHVLHRKGKEGLGAAYLAGFRWGLERDYGVLVEMDADGSHQPEELPRLLTALKSADLVLGSRWVPGGRVVNWPKSREVISRGGSLYSRLALDLPLRDITGGYRAFRRETLEGLGLDEVASQGYCFQVDLARRAVRAGYHVVEVPITFVERELGDSKMSRDILVEALWRVTAWGVGERVGKVTGRGGKPSNP; encoded by the coding sequence GTGAACGACGGCGACGGAACCCTCGCGGCAGGAGCTCAGGGGAGGAAGTTCGGCCCGCTCGGCACGGCCTTGGTGATCATCCCGACCTACAACGAGGCGGAGAACATCAAGAGCATCGTCGGCCGGGTGCGCGAGGCCGTCCCCGAGGCGCACGTACTCGTGGCCGACGACAACAGCCCGGACGGCACGGGGAAGCTGGCCGACGAGCTGACCGTCGACGACGACCACGTCCACGTGCTGCACCGCAAGGGCAAGGAAGGCTTGGGCGCCGCCTACCTCGCGGGCTTCCGCTGGGGCCTGGAGCGCGACTACGGCGTGCTGGTCGAGATGGACGCCGACGGCTCCCACCAGCCCGAGGAACTGCCCCGTCTGCTCACCGCCCTGAAGAGCGCCGACCTGGTGCTCGGCTCGCGCTGGGTGCCCGGCGGCCGGGTGGTGAACTGGCCGAAGTCCCGCGAGGTGATCTCCCGGGGCGGCAGCCTCTACTCCCGGCTGGCGCTCGATCTGCCGCTGCGTGACATCACCGGCGGCTACCGCGCCTTCCGCCGCGAGACCCTGGAGGGCCTCGGCCTCGACGAGGTCGCCTCCCAGGGCTACTGCTTCCAGGTCGACCTCGCCCGCCGCGCGGTCAGGGCCGGCTACCACGTCGTGGAGGTGCCCATCACCTTCGTCGAGCGTGAACTCGGCGACTCCAAGATGAGCCGCGACATCCTCGTCGAGGCGCTGTGGCGGGTCACGGCGTGGGGCGTGGGGGAGCGGGTCGGGAAGGTCACGGGCCGCGGCGGCAAGCCGTCGAATCCGTAG
- a CDS encoding Lrp/AsnC family transcriptional regulator, which yields MEELDRQIVQLLVKDGRMSYTDLGKATGLSTSAVHQRVRRLEQRGVIRGYAAVVDPEAVGLPMTAFISVKPFDPSAPDDIADRLADVPEIEACHSVAGDENYILKVRVATPHELEELLARVRSLAGVSTRTTVVLSTPYEARPPRI from the coding sequence ATGGAGGAGCTGGACCGACAGATCGTGCAGCTGCTCGTCAAGGACGGGCGGATGAGCTACACCGACCTGGGCAAGGCCACGGGGCTGTCCACGTCGGCCGTGCACCAGCGGGTGCGCCGGCTGGAACAGCGTGGCGTCATCCGCGGCTATGCCGCGGTCGTCGACCCGGAGGCCGTCGGTCTGCCCATGACCGCGTTCATCTCGGTCAAGCCCTTCGACCCCAGCGCGCCCGACGACATCGCGGACCGCCTCGCGGACGTGCCCGAGATCGAGGCGTGCCACAGCGTCGCGGGCGACGAGAACTACATCCTCAAGGTGCGGGTCGCGACGCCGCACGAGCTGGAGGAACTGCTGGCGCGGGTGCGGTCGTTGGCGGGGGTGTCCACGCGGACGACGGTGGTGCTGTCCACGCCGTACGAGGCGCGGCCGCCCCGGATCTGA
- a CDS encoding amidohydrolase has translation MSESTAPPKTVLLRRGEVHSPADPFATAMVVERGQVAWVGSEGAAEAFADGVDEVIDLDGALVTPAFTDAHVHTTATGLALTGLDLSGAPSLEAALALVRDFAAARPDDPVLLGHGWDTARWPGGRPPTRAELDEATGHRPLYLSRIDVHSAVVTTALLDLVPDAPREDGPLTADAHHAVRAAAFAAVTPRQRADAQRAALAHAASLGIGTIHECGGPKISSEDDLTGLLRLAAEEPGPRVVGYWAEEDVAKARELGAAGAAGDLFVDGSFGSHTACLHQPYADAGHTGRAYLDTAAVAAHVVACTEAGLQAGFHAIGDAAVDSVVEGVRAAAGKLGLARVRAARHRIEHAEMLTPETVAAFAELGLTASVQPAFDALWGGEDGMYARRLGVERARALNPYAALLRAGVPLAFGSDSPVTPLDPWGTVRAAAFHRTPEHRVSVRAAFTAHTRGGWRAVGRDDAGVLAPGAPADYAVWRTGELLVQAPDDRVARWSTDPRSGTPGLPDLTPGRDLPVCLRTVVGGRTVFVRPGE, from the coding sequence ATGAGTGAGTCCACCGCCCCGCCGAAGACCGTCCTGCTCCGTCGTGGAGAGGTGCACAGCCCTGCCGATCCGTTCGCTACCGCCATGGTCGTGGAGCGGGGGCAGGTCGCCTGGGTCGGTTCGGAGGGCGCTGCCGAGGCCTTCGCGGACGGCGTCGACGAGGTGATCGACCTGGACGGGGCGCTGGTCACCCCGGCCTTCACCGATGCGCACGTGCACACCACCGCCACCGGGCTCGCCCTCACCGGCCTCGACCTGTCCGGTGCGCCCTCCCTGGAGGCCGCACTCGCCCTCGTGCGGGACTTCGCCGCCGCCCGGCCGGACGACCCCGTGCTGCTCGGGCACGGCTGGGACACCGCCCGCTGGCCCGGCGGCCGTCCCCCGACGCGAGCCGAACTCGACGAGGCCACCGGCCACCGGCCCCTCTACCTCAGCCGGATCGACGTCCACTCGGCGGTCGTCACGACCGCCCTGCTCGACCTGGTCCCCGACGCCCCCCGCGAGGACGGACCGCTCACCGCCGACGCCCACCACGCCGTCCGCGCCGCCGCGTTCGCGGCCGTGACGCCCCGGCAGCGCGCCGACGCCCAGCGCGCCGCCCTCGCGCACGCCGCCTCGCTCGGCATCGGCACGATCCACGAGTGCGGCGGTCCCAAGATCTCCTCCGAGGACGACCTGACCGGCCTGCTGCGCCTCGCCGCCGAGGAGCCCGGTCCGCGCGTCGTCGGCTACTGGGCCGAGGAGGACGTCGCCAAGGCCCGCGAGCTGGGCGCGGCCGGCGCCGCGGGCGACCTGTTCGTCGACGGCTCCTTCGGCTCGCACACGGCCTGCCTGCACCAGCCGTACGCCGACGCCGGCCACACCGGCAGGGCCTACCTGGACACCGCCGCCGTCGCCGCCCACGTCGTGGCCTGTACCGAGGCGGGCCTCCAGGCCGGGTTCCACGCCATCGGCGACGCGGCGGTGGACTCCGTGGTCGAGGGCGTGCGGGCCGCCGCCGGCAAACTCGGCCTCGCTCGTGTCCGGGCCGCCCGCCACCGGATCGAGCACGCCGAGATGCTCACTCCCGAGACCGTCGCGGCCTTCGCCGAACTCGGCCTCACCGCCTCCGTCCAGCCCGCCTTCGACGCCCTGTGGGGTGGCGAGGACGGCATGTACGCGCGGCGACTGGGGGTCGAGCGGGCCCGGGCGCTGAACCCCTACGCGGCGCTGCTGCGCGCCGGTGTGCCGCTCGCCTTCGGCTCCGACAGCCCCGTCACGCCCCTCGACCCCTGGGGCACGGTGCGAGCCGCCGCCTTCCACCGCACGCCGGAGCACCGCGTCTCCGTGCGCGCCGCGTTCACGGCGCACACGCGCGGTGGCTGGCGGGCCGTCGGGCGGGACGACGCGGGCGTCCTGGCGCCGGGCGCGCCCGCCGACTACGCGGTGTGGCGCACCGGTGAACTCCTGGTCCAGGCCCCGGACGACCGGGTCGCCCGCTGGTCGACGGACCCCCGCTCCGGCACCCCCGGCCTGCCCGATCTGACCCCGGGCCGCGACCTGCCCGTCTGTCTGCGCACCGTGGTGGGCGGACGCACGGTCTTCGTACGGCCGGGCGAGTGA